A window from Oreochromis aureus strain Israel breed Guangdong linkage group 16, ZZ_aureus, whole genome shotgun sequence encodes these proteins:
- the spopla gene encoding speckle-type POZ protein-like A, with amino-acid sequence MSRVPTPPPPGEMSSGPVAESWCYTQVKVVKFSYMWTINNFSFCREEMGEVLKSSTFSSGPNDKMKWCLRVNPKGLDDESKDYLSLYLLLVSCPKSEVRAKFKFSLLNAKREETKAMESQRAYRFVQGKDWGFKKFIRRDFLLDEANGLLPDDKLTLFCEVSVVQDSVNISGQSNMNMLKVPECQLSDDLGNLWECSRFTDCSLYVGGQEFKAHKSILAARSPVFNAMFEHEMEESKKNRVDISDVDPDVFKEMMGFIYTGKAPNLEKMADNLLAAADKYALERLKVMCEEALCNSLSVENVADTLILADLHSAEQLKAQAIDFINRCSVLRQLGCKDGKNWNSNHATDIMETAGWKSMIQSHPHLVAEAFRALASAQCPPFGLPRKRLKQS; translated from the exons ATGTCACGGGttcccactcctcctcctcctggggAGATGTCAAGTGGACCTGTGGCAGAGAGCTGGTGTTACACACAG GTCAAAGTTGTGAAGTTTTCCTACATGTGGACCATAAACAACTTTAGTTTTTGCAGAGAGGAAATGGGAGAAGTGTTGAAGAGCTCAACTTTCTCTTCTGGCCCTaatgacaaaatgaaatg GTGTCTACGAGTCAATCCAAAGGGACTTGATGATGAAAGCAAAGATTATCTGTCATTGTATTTACTTCTTGTTAGCTGTCCAAAAAGTGAAGTCAGAGCAAAGTTcaagttttctttgttgaatGCTAAAAGAGAGGAGACAAAAGCAATGG AAAGCCAAAGAGCATATAGATTTGTCCAAGGCAAAGACTGGGGCTTCAAAAAATTTATACGGAGAGATTTCCTCCTTGATGAAGCCAATGGACTTTTACCAGATGACAAGCTCACCCTGTTCTGTGAG GTTAGTGTTGTCCAGGATTCTGTTAACATTTCAGGCCAGTCTAACATGAACATGCTGAAGGTACCAGAGTGTCAGCTGTCTGATGACCTTGGGAACCTGTGGGAGTGTTCACGCTTCACAGACTGCAGCCTCTATGTGGGAGGGCAGGAGTTCAAAGCCCACAAATCCATCCTTGCAG cGAGGTCACCAGTTTTTAATGCTATGTTTGAACATGAAATGGAGGAGAGTAAAAAG AACCGTGTTGACATCAGTGATGTGGATCCTGATGTCTTTAAGGAAATGATGGGCTTCATCTATACAGGCAAAGCACCAAATTTGGAGAAAATGGCAGACAATTTGCTGGCAGCTGCAGATAAA TATGCTCTTGAGCGTTTAAAGGTTATGTGTGAAGAGGCCTTGTGCAACAGTCTTTCTGTGGAGAATGTGGCCGACACCCTCATCCTGGCTGACTTGCACAGTGCCGAGCAGCTCAAAGCACAAGCCATAGATTTTATCAACAG GTGCAGTGTCCTGAGACAGCTGGGCTGTAAAGATGGAAAGAACTGGAATAGCAA TCATGCTACAGATATAATGGAGACTGCAGGCTGGAAGTCAATGATCCAGTCCCATCCTCACTTGGTAGCCGAAGCCTTTCGTGCCCTGGCTTCAGCACAGTGCCCACCCTTCGGTCTTCCCAGGAAGCGCCTAAAACAGTCTTGA